The Laspinema palackyanum D2c sequence TTTAGGGTTTTGGAGAACCATTACCGAAGCTATTTTCTCCTTGACCACCGTTCCAAATACTCGGGTCAAAAATAATCCCCAAACAGCCAGAAAAGGCGCTATAGCTAACCTCTCTCTCAACCATCTTGTAGCCACGGTTCCTCTAAAACCCCTTTGAATTATTTTTATTCCTCCCAAAACAGTTCCCTTGCTCCCACTCAATTACCCCACGGTTTCAAGGCTGATATTGTTAAATTACTAATGGATGATTAGTTTTTCCTCGGTAGAGAGGGATTTTTGTGATTTTCCCTGTGGCTGTCATCCCCATTGTTTCGACAATGTAGGCACAATTATTACAGTTTATTACAATTTGCGTCGATACAAACTAGCTTACAAATGTTGCTATCCCCTCGAAAAATTCCTCGGGGGGGAGGGATTTTTTAGGCCAAATCTAGTCTATCCCGCCCAGGTCTGTTTATTCGAGCTTGGCCTACAATTAGCCTGCGGTTTTCTTAGCTTCCCTCGGTAGAGCAATGGTATGTCATTGTGTCCACAGTTTTTTTAGGGTGCTATCAATTACCGACGCACCTTGACCAACCCTCATGCAGGAATTCTCGGTTTATTTGACGATTCCACCCAGAAATGCTACGCCTCAATTCCCCACTATTCCTGGATTAAATCATCACCCCATTTTTAGTCTTGTTCCCACAATTAGGCAGAAGTTTATAAAGGTTACGTCGGAACAATTGTAGGAGTATTGGTTGTGAAGGAAGTTCTGCGTCTCTATCAAAACTTACTGAAAATCTTTCCCAAGTTAGAGTGCTCTACCCTTACCACTTTTTACACTGAAAAATAGGGTCAACCATCCTAGCCATCATGATTGGGAAAGTTACCAAAGGAAATGATTTCACCGGCCTCCTGAGCTATGTCCTCGACAAGCCTGGGGCCAAATATATTGGGGCCAGTCGGCTAGTGGGTGAGCACTCCCATCAATGGGCAGCCCAATTCACGCGGGTTGCTGCCAAACGACGCCGGACGGAATACCCAGTGGCCCACTACAGCTTTAGCCCCCATCCCAATCAGCCGATGGCGGACGAGACTGCCTATCGGTATGCCCAAAAGTTTTGTCAGCGCATGGGCCATGAGAATTGTCAGTGGTTACTCGTCCGCCATACAGATACCAAAACCGAAAAGGGCCAAGACCGGGACCATTTTCATCTGGTGGTGAATCGCGTGACGATAGATGGGACTCGCACGGTCAGCAGCTTCAATGACTGGTATCGCTCCCAGGCGGCTCACCGAGCGCTGATTGAAGAGTTTGATTTACATCGGGTCCCCTCAGTCTGGGAGACCGATCGCCGCAATCCCTCCACCGGCCAAATCAGAAGAGTCCGTCGCCAAAACCGAGAGTACGCCAAAGGGTCACGCTCAACACCCGCCGACCCGATTATCTTGACTGAACTCCAGGACCGGATTGATAAATTCTGCCAGGACCGACTCAGATTACCAGAGTTGGTGAGACGACTGCGAGCGGATGGGGTCAACGTTCGGATTCAACCGGCTTCAAATGGAGGGCTGGCAATTTCTTACCAACTTGGCTCGGTTGCTGCTGCGGGAAGTTCGTTGGGTCGCGCCTATACAGTGCAAGGATTACAGCAGCGACGGGGTGTCTCTTATCAGCCGGGATATGACAACCCGGTTCTCAAGCTGCTTTTAAAAGAACAGTGGTATGAGCGGGCCTCTTTTTCTAACCCGGGCGATCGCCAAGGAACCCGACAAAAACCCAGATCAACCGAACCGACTCCAGGCGATCGCCAAGA is a genomic window containing:
- a CDS encoding relaxase/mobilization nuclease domain-containing protein; translation: MIGKVTKGNDFTGLLSYVLDKPGAKYIGASRLVGEHSHQWAAQFTRVAAKRRRTEYPVAHYSFSPHPNQPMADETAYRYAQKFCQRMGHENCQWLLVRHTDTKTEKGQDRDHFHLVVNRVTIDGTRTVSSFNDWYRSQAAHRALIEEFDLHRVPSVWETDRRNPSTGQIRRVRRQNREYAKGSRSTPADPIILTELQDRIDKFCQDRLRLPELVRRLRADGVNVRIQPASNGGLAISYQLGSVAAAGSSLGRAYTVQGLQQRRGVSYQPGYDNPVLKLLLKEQWYERASFSNPGDRQGTRQKPRSTEPTPGDRQEPQQNPEPTARELSPTSPGPTPGDRHRTEQNPDSTAPPLSPASSGPTPGDRQLPPKNPPSTGPELSPASASTTQSKPDILNEEEYRQWSRQVAPILDAYLQHRGVPIIQGHRFRTYKRGKYLVLEYRDGSDTLLLCRPTGNGSWETPQQFPVKINREDAKYIVEQSIPLMQQDIRQRQQRSQNKKRSRSNQLDLSD